In a genomic window of Burkholderiales bacterium:
- a CDS encoding SCO family protein: protein MQRNPIILISALTACIALVACAEKTHWRTDNIDGLMPTLEFNMTDDAGQAVNARTYRGKTVLLYFGYTNCPDVCPTTLAKLGQALDATRNHGAATVVLFVTVDPKRDTVERMHEYVQSFGSWFVGLRGTPDELEALTKRYRVTYSFGKPDKDGNYDVTHSTAVFVFDGTGRSRLLMLPRDSAADITADLDQLYAMSAS from the coding sequence ATGCAGCGAAACCCAATAATCCTGATTAGCGCGCTCACCGCCTGCATTGCACTCGTCGCCTGTGCCGAAAAGACGCATTGGCGCACCGATAATATCGACGGCCTGATGCCGACACTCGAATTCAACATGACCGACGATGCCGGACAAGCGGTTAACGCGCGGACCTACCGGGGCAAGACGGTGCTGCTGTATTTCGGCTACACCAACTGTCCGGACGTTTGCCCGACGACGCTCGCCAAGCTCGGCCAAGCGCTCGACGCCACCAGGAATCACGGCGCCGCCACCGTGGTGCTGTTCGTAACCGTGGATCCGAAGCGCGACACCGTCGAACGCATGCACGAGTACGTACAGTCATTCGGTTCATGGTTCGTGGGTCTGCGGGGAACGCCGGACGAACTTGAAGCGCTCACCAAGCGCTACCGGGTCACCTACTCATTCGGTAAACCGGATAAAGACGGCAACTACGACGTTACCCACAGCACCGCAGTCTTCGTGTTCGACGGCACGGGACGCAGCCGGCTTCTCATGCTGCCGCGCGATTCCGCAGCGGACATTACCGCCGATCTCGACCAACTCTACGCCATGTCCGCCTCCTAG